In Psychrobacter sp. JCM 18902, a single window of DNA contains:
- a CDS encoding Arm DNA-binding domain-containing protein has product MASINSRNGNLYVDFRYIGQRCREQTLLTDTKPNRKRLENFVSRMEADIQLGSFRYENYFPQSKKLAQFQSLELMKATNSHKDSSSGFDSFSKIWLEEKKPEWRDSQISNIEGIFRIYLTPHFGNVALNTISKAKIMAFRGKLVKEGNNGRPLSASRINHIMTPLRMVLTEASERFDFDSPWKNIKPLSEPKSNVSPFTLDEVMLIINNVRADYKPYYIVRFFTGMRTGEIDGLPWKNIDFERRQIIVDQAVVNGVIGETKTTGSNRIIQMNQLVYDALLEQQSLTKHQGEFVFCTKIGTPLNHRNVTKRVWYPLLRYLELYKRNPYQSRHTAATLWLAAGESPEWIAAQMGHSNTKMLFTVYSRYVPNLTRQDGSALDKLLKDRGILQNL; this is encoded by the coding sequence ATGGCGAGTATCAATAGCCGTAATGGCAACCTGTACGTAGATTTCCGATACATAGGTCAGCGCTGTAGAGAGCAAACCTTACTAACAGACACTAAGCCCAATCGAAAGCGCCTAGAAAACTTCGTTAGCAGAATGGAAGCTGACATTCAATTGGGGAGTTTTCGGTACGAAAACTATTTTCCACAAAGTAAAAAGCTTGCGCAGTTTCAAAGCTTAGAGCTTATGAAAGCAACAAATAGTCATAAGGACTCAAGCTCAGGCTTTGATAGCTTTAGCAAAATTTGGTTAGAAGAGAAAAAGCCAGAATGGCGAGACTCTCAGATAAGTAATATAGAGGGTATATTTAGAATTTACCTAACTCCTCATTTTGGCAATGTAGCGCTGAATACTATTAGTAAAGCTAAAATAATGGCTTTTCGGGGCAAGCTAGTTAAAGAGGGAAATAACGGACGACCGTTATCAGCGTCTCGCATTAATCATATCATGACGCCATTACGTATGGTGCTGACCGAAGCCTCTGAGCGTTTTGATTTTGACAGCCCTTGGAAGAATATAAAACCACTCAGTGAGCCTAAAAGTAATGTCAGTCCTTTTACTTTAGATGAGGTCATGCTCATTATCAATAATGTGAGAGCAGATTATAAGCCTTACTATATCGTACGCTTCTTTACAGGTATGCGTACAGGTGAGATTGATGGCTTGCCCTGGAAGAATATAGATTTTGAGCGCCGACAAATCATCGTTGATCAAGCAGTCGTTAATGGTGTTATAGGTGAGACTAAAACTACAGGCTCAAATCGTATTATCCAGATGAACCAGCTAGTTTATGATGCATTGCTTGAACAGCAGAGCCTAACTAAACATCAAGGTGAGTTCGTTTTCTGTACAAAAATAGGTACTCCTTTGAATCATCGTAATGTAACAAAGCGAGTTTGGTATCCGTTACTACGATATTTAGAGCTTTATAAACGTAATCCTTATCAAAGCAGACATACAGCCGCGACGCTTTGGCTCGCTGCTGGTGAGTCGCCTGAGTGGATTGCTGCGCAAATGGGTCATAGCAACACTAAAATGCTATTCACAGTATATTCGCGTTATGTGCCGAACCTCACTCGTCAAGATGGAAGTGCGCTGGATAAGCTATTGAAAGACCGAGGTATACTACAAAACCTATGA
- a CDS encoding helix-turn-helix domain-containing protein → MEEVMVKCNLSRIMGEKRLKIADVSRDTDVNRGTITRMYNEEATRVDLEVVEKLCLYLDIEVGDLYEIVKEEE, encoded by the coding sequence ATGGAGGAGGTTATGGTGAAGTGTAATTTATCTAGAATTATGGGTGAAAAAAGGTTAAAGATTGCTGATGTGTCTAGAGACACGGATGTAAATAGAGGCACAATCACACGTATGTATAACGAAGAAGCGACAAGAGTGGATCTAGAGGTTGTAGAGAAGCTATGTTTATATTTGGATATTGAAGTGGGCGACCTTTATGAGATAGTTAAGGAAGAAGAATAA
- a CDS encoding macro domain-containing protein yields the protein MSLVIIKGNIWTTKHKVLVNTVNCEGVMGAGIALESGLRYPEMYARYKRICEDGNLNIGNLWIYKDSNPYWIMNFPTKKSWKLPSKIEYLELGLKKFVETYKEKEVESVAFPLLGAANGGLDEKVVLEVMKNYLGNLDIPVEIYLYDTKSVDDYFPEFREVLLSNQIEDLVRKTKIQEKYLSKIIDVITENDDIYQIMQLKKIKDIGNSTIKKIFDFQKENMPSKKISSNEQQSFDF from the coding sequence ATGAGTTTAGTAATCATCAAAGGCAATATCTGGACTACAAAGCATAAGGTATTAGTTAATACTGTCAATTGCGAAGGCGTAATGGGAGCTGGTATAGCCTTAGAGTCAGGCTTAAGATATCCTGAAATGTATGCAAGATATAAAAGAATCTGCGAAGATGGGAACCTTAATATAGGGAACTTATGGATTTATAAAGACTCTAACCCTTATTGGATAATGAACTTTCCAACTAAAAAATCTTGGAAGCTTCCATCCAAAATAGAATATTTAGAGTTAGGATTAAAAAAGTTCGTAGAAACTTATAAAGAAAAAGAGGTTGAGTCAGTAGCTTTCCCTCTTTTAGGTGCTGCTAACGGTGGATTAGATGAAAAGGTTGTATTAGAAGTAATGAAAAACTACCTTGGAAATTTAGATATACCTGTAGAAATCTATCTATACGACACGAAATCAGTTGATGACTATTTCCCGGAGTTCAGAGAAGTATTGCTGAGTAATCAGATAGAGGACTTAGTTCGTAAGACTAAAATTCAAGAAAAGTACTTGAGTAAAATCATTGACGTAATCACAGAGAATGATGATATCTATCAGATTATGCAGTTAAAAAAAATAAAAGATATTGGAAATTCTACTATCAAGAAAATATTTGATTTTCAGAAAGAGAATATGCCGTCTAAAAAGATATCATCTAATGAACAGCAATCTTTCGATTTCTAA
- a CDS encoding DUF4433 domain-containing protein: MPEYLSTTALSKICGLKAKPLVFDFLITNDYLSYEEGRYKLTSKGLQYGHIRNGTSGGEWVVWNEEKLIPILEIFKLSLTQIPSSDPLCLPRQDNLYSLADAYGLDEQAVVYSFLLSEGYLCPQASDSYSYSYSYSYSYYTLTTKGLEYCRIFSDGTYEHVVWDEEKLDSILVSLKSKIIEQSNIPFTFYHMTHIDNLPDIMSKGLFSHDSVGSYHDISNVAVNSRRQGKEPIFHRAIHSYVPLYFNVKNAMLYAVQSSHPDRVVILEFYTGVCLSKNVLFTYNNAACSNAIFYSSVQKFIDANIWGRIQQRYWGDDIEIKQEMMSECLVLNHIDFRFIKNIYCYSEETAQEAYDIVEKSSENNVKTVYTDTARNLFFR, from the coding sequence ATGCCGGAATATTTGTCCACTACCGCTCTTAGTAAGATTTGCGGTTTGAAAGCCAAGCCTTTAGTCTTTGATTTTCTGATCACTAATGATTATCTATCTTATGAGGAGGGTCGTTATAAACTTACGTCTAAAGGGTTGCAGTATGGGCATATTCGTAATGGCACATCAGGGGGCGAGTGGGTAGTCTGGAATGAAGAAAAACTAATTCCGATTCTAGAAATTTTTAAATTAAGTCTTACTCAAATCCCTAGTAGTGACCCTTTATGCTTACCAAGGCAGGATAACTTATATAGCCTGGCTGATGCTTACGGGTTAGATGAACAAGCTGTAGTTTATTCTTTCCTATTATCTGAAGGTTATCTATGTCCTCAAGCCTCTGACTCTTACTCTTACTCTTACTCTTACTCTTACTCTTACTATACTCTCACTACTAAAGGTTTGGAGTACTGTCGAATATTCAGTGATGGTACTTACGAGCATGTCGTTTGGGATGAAGAAAAACTAGATTCAATTTTGGTAAGCTTAAAGTCTAAAATTATTGAGCAATCCAACATACCTTTTACTTTTTATCATATGACACATATTGATAATTTACCTGACATAATGTCAAAAGGGCTTTTTTCTCATGATTCTGTTGGCAGTTACCACGATATCAGTAATGTTGCAGTAAATAGCCGTAGACAAGGTAAAGAGCCTATTTTCCATAGGGCTATTCATAGTTATGTACCTTTGTATTTCAATGTTAAAAACGCTATGTTGTATGCTGTTCAATCCTCTCACCCTGATCGAGTTGTTATACTAGAGTTTTATACTGGTGTATGTCTATCTAAGAACGTTTTGTTTACTTATAATAATGCAGCTTGTTCAAACGCTATTTTTTACTCTTCTGTACAAAAATTTATTGATGCTAATATATGGGGTAGAATACAGCAGAGATACTGGGGTGACGATATAGAAATAAAGCAGGAAATGATGAGTGAGTGTCTGGTTTTAAACCATATAGATTTTAGATTTATTAAAAATATTTATTGCTACAGTGAAGAAACTGCTCAAGAGGCATATGACATTGTAGAAAAAAGTAGTGAAAATAATGTAAAAACTGTATACACGGACACGGCTAGAAACCTATTTTTCAGATAG
- a CDS encoding SAVED domain-containing protein, which translates to MGNKSKLMSMLRYRDASSWMWPDVQPREDVLIIDEPEIDSEQSEVIFSVKLTAPAAMIDSTIDHLNQQVQGVIPVIKIYPPQSYGYGNGAIAHPLEDEKLASRLKDIFTNLNQIHGIEKVHLLICASNAACVYIGQAVDRFQPEFIVYDYGA; encoded by the coding sequence ATTGGTAATAAATCCAAATTAATGTCGATGCTGCGTTACAGAGATGCTAGCAGTTGGATGTGGCCAGATGTACAGCCTAGAGAAGATGTATTAATTATTGACGAGCCAGAAATTGACTCAGAACAATCAGAGGTCATTTTTAGCGTTAAACTAACTGCTCCCGCTGCGATGATTGATTCAACAATCGACCATCTTAATCAACAGGTTCAAGGTGTAATTCCAGTAATAAAAATATATCCTCCTCAGAGTTATGGATACGGTAATGGCGCAATAGCACATCCACTTGAAGATGAAAAACTAGCTAGTAGGCTTAAGGATATTTTTACTAATTTGAACCAAATACATGGCATAGAAAAAGTGCATTTACTAATCTGTGCTTCGAATGCAGCATGTGTGTATATTGGTCAAGCTGTAGATAGATTTCAGCCTGAATTTATAGTCTATGATTATGGAGCCTAA
- the avs4 gene encoding AVAST type 4 anti-phage nuclease Avs4, whose amino-acid sequence MNWNTFAIKNENKEQWAFEQMAYLLFCSEFDNNIGLFRYKNQTGIETEPLGKDGLVYGFSAKYYEVSISDRKKEIIEAITKAKSKNPEIDVVYFYINQELSESSLKDRKKASYEVEIDKACEKLGVSLEWRVPSHFELQLALPKHKYIHDLFFSLDPTLDKLRDSVFAHNTSILNAIRTEISANQQQIKIERQSYISEIKDLTLRDEHIILSGEGGSGKTAILKEFYQQYSFDIPICIFKATELNVNHVSDLFRFEHNFSSADFFSTYENETTKLFIIDSAEKLADLSNQNVLHDLVNSLTTHGWTIVFTTRTSYLDDLNFHINESYQLQCKILEVELLSGEKLIEISNKFGIVLPNNAIFKDRLRNLFYLNEYVAYYQSEDAISDFASFIGLLWKKKIQNSLIKKDNIHIKRGRCLEKIAKQRADTNRFYITGDSLPQDALYQLKIDDIIGYDEQHDGYFITHDIYEEWALNHIINKAYQNHVNVEDFFRELGNSLTIRRAFRLWLSQKLIEEDTSIKNFINNVFFSDISQFWKDELLVSVLLSEYSFEFFKIYENELIANDFSILKRIIFLLQVACKDVVSMLQNTRPKGRGWQATIDFINKHQLDFFESNRNRVLPILLDWCQSNDKGVTTRLSGLLAVSILKKTEQEEHIYSRNEDNNIYKVVFASCREIEDEIREIFDKVTKHVWVEHNDPYQDFCVTILNKCYLAIPLIQLLPNSIIELCRIFWIEKKNKDPYRSLSFNMNSETDYGLREYEFKYYPASAHQTPMHFILQTKSFLDAIDFIISFTNFAVANYARSDTGKKDVNKVKIYIQDNEVTQYNSFALWTMYRGFGSPLTPELLQSIHMALEKFLLILAEQLDSRIVQTLLLKILKNSTSTSVTSVVCSVVLAHHNKFCDVALVLFKSIDLFYYDLARSRTEFEAKSLYGMGYGLNPDLENILYRNERLKTCEDEHRNLNLEHLCLHYQFHGVKNFSKEQNSDFIENILEIIDQHKSELSDEDETTGILLARMDRRNLVPEVIEEEEQTKVAFTPKLTEKQKRISETAQVEYNERFEYTPLDLWANFINDKEYEGGKKYKNNHLLALNDTKNLLNKLENTSDATFIQLNRNIAYYSCSKLIIEYSHLLPNSDKDLCKKIIEASIERLFSDNYEYQIGDGLEACTHALPKLIEEYPHDIEKLALLLIFILFDKRSIGMYKRVCDYAIEAIHQKGLWDSSPQVVEQIVNGFIQFKPLYNNAIEALQSNESQKYNHRILKSEIFEKFLELCKSKGIDDQLDRLKFNSNQLDNLDVDDLETVYQLIPNDTKDKDHLTVLNLTLPNIAETLLKNRRETTDINNLYNLRLSIFKKISAISLHRNSEDEVKRLLEPFINNLKRNDESEQFIERFIWSENEFYQPKVFWYIWKLLYPKIIELYNQGRYHDGFESLIVNYLLSWRWWGEKQKEWQSLTKEDLWLYDDISKDLGNHPSVLYSIARVLNSVASNFHNPGIDWINTIASNNHDLKLGNVESDTLFNLENYLRQYIFLNRQRIKQDVRLKTKVIAILDFMVERGSVHGYLLRESIL is encoded by the coding sequence ATGAACTGGAATACATTTGCCATCAAAAATGAAAATAAGGAACAATGGGCGTTTGAGCAGATGGCTTATTTATTATTTTGCTCAGAGTTTGATAATAATATTGGATTATTCAGATATAAAAACCAAACAGGGATCGAAACTGAGCCACTTGGGAAAGATGGCTTAGTTTATGGTTTCTCAGCTAAATACTACGAAGTATCTATTAGTGATAGAAAAAAAGAAATTATTGAGGCTATTACAAAAGCCAAAAGTAAGAACCCTGAAATAGACGTTGTTTATTTTTACATCAATCAAGAGCTATCTGAAAGTTCTTTAAAAGACAGAAAGAAAGCCAGCTATGAAGTCGAAATAGATAAAGCTTGTGAAAAGCTTGGTGTCTCACTTGAATGGCGTGTACCTAGTCATTTTGAACTTCAACTAGCTTTACCCAAGCATAAGTACATTCACGATCTATTTTTTAGCTTAGATCCAACTTTAGATAAATTGCGCGACAGTGTTTTTGCCCATAACACTAGCATACTAAACGCCATTCGTACCGAAATTAGCGCAAATCAGCAACAGATAAAGATCGAGCGACAAAGCTATATTTCGGAAATTAAGGATCTTACACTGAGAGATGAGCATATTATCTTATCTGGTGAAGGTGGTAGTGGTAAAACGGCTATTCTTAAAGAGTTTTATCAGCAATATTCCTTTGATATACCTATATGCATATTCAAAGCTACAGAGTTAAACGTTAATCATGTTAGTGATTTATTTCGCTTTGAACATAATTTTTCATCTGCTGACTTCTTCAGTACCTACGAAAATGAAACTACTAAATTATTTATAATTGATTCTGCAGAAAAGTTAGCAGACTTAAGCAATCAAAACGTTTTACACGATCTAGTTAACAGTCTCACAACACATGGCTGGACGATAGTTTTCACTACACGAACCTCGTATTTAGACGACTTAAATTTTCATATAAATGAAAGCTACCAGCTACAATGTAAGATTTTAGAAGTTGAGTTATTGTCAGGCGAGAAGCTGATTGAAATATCTAATAAGTTTGGAATCGTTCTACCTAATAATGCCATCTTTAAGGATAGACTAAGAAATTTATTCTACCTTAATGAGTATGTTGCCTACTATCAAAGTGAAGACGCTATCAGTGATTTTGCTAGTTTTATAGGCTTACTTTGGAAAAAGAAAATTCAAAACAGCCTTATTAAAAAGGATAATATTCACATCAAGAGAGGTCGATGTTTAGAGAAAATTGCAAAGCAACGAGCTGACACTAACCGTTTTTATATTACTGGTGATAGCCTTCCTCAAGATGCTCTATACCAACTAAAGATAGATGACATCATAGGCTATGATGAACAACATGACGGATATTTCATTACTCATGATATATATGAAGAGTGGGCATTAAACCATATCATAAACAAGGCTTATCAGAACCACGTAAATGTTGAGGATTTTTTTAGAGAGCTAGGTAATTCGCTAACAATTAGAAGAGCTTTTAGACTTTGGCTATCTCAAAAATTGATAGAAGAAGATACTAGTATCAAAAATTTTATTAATAATGTCTTTTTCAGTGACATTAGCCAGTTTTGGAAGGATGAGCTATTGGTTTCAGTGTTACTGTCAGAGTACTCATTTGAGTTTTTCAAAATATACGAAAATGAGCTAATAGCAAATGACTTTTCTATTTTAAAACGTATTATATTTTTACTACAGGTTGCCTGTAAAGATGTTGTGTCTATGCTACAGAATACTAGACCCAAAGGCAGAGGTTGGCAAGCGACTATTGATTTTATCAATAAGCATCAGCTTGATTTTTTTGAAAGTAATAGAAATAGAGTTTTACCAATCTTATTGGATTGGTGTCAAAGTAACGATAAAGGAGTAACGACAAGGCTTTCTGGTTTACTTGCAGTGAGCATTTTAAAGAAGACAGAGCAAGAAGAACATATATACTCTCGAAACGAAGATAATAATATTTATAAAGTTGTTTTTGCGTCATGCCGTGAAATAGAAGACGAAATAAGGGAAATCTTTGATAAGGTCACTAAGCATGTTTGGGTCGAGCATAATGATCCGTATCAAGACTTCTGTGTAACAATTCTAAATAAATGCTATTTAGCTATCCCGTTAATTCAGCTATTACCAAACTCAATTATTGAGCTTTGTAGAATATTTTGGATTGAAAAGAAAAATAAAGATCCTTACCGTTCATTAAGTTTTAACATGAATTCAGAGACAGATTATGGCTTGAGAGAGTATGAATTCAAGTACTATCCTGCAAGTGCACATCAAACCCCAATGCATTTCATATTGCAAACAAAGAGCTTTTTAGACGCTATCGATTTTATTATCAGTTTCACTAATTTTGCAGTTGCAAACTACGCTCGGTCAGATACAGGCAAAAAGGACGTTAACAAAGTTAAAATATATATTCAGGATAATGAAGTAACACAATATAATAGCTTTGCATTGTGGACAATGTATAGAGGTTTTGGTAGCCCGTTAACTCCAGAACTACTTCAATCTATACATATGGCATTAGAAAAATTTTTATTGATTCTTGCTGAACAGCTCGATAGTAGGATTGTCCAGACATTACTTTTAAAGATTTTAAAAAATTCTACTTCAACGTCAGTGACTTCGGTAGTATGTAGTGTTGTTTTAGCTCACCATAATAAATTTTGTGATGTTGCACTAGTTCTGTTTAAGTCGATTGACTTATTTTACTATGACTTAGCTCGTAGTAGAACTGAATTTGAAGCGAAGTCATTATACGGTATGGGCTATGGCCTTAACCCTGACTTAGAGAATATCTTATATAGAAATGAGCGTCTCAAAACTTGTGAAGACGAGCACAGAAATCTAAATTTAGAGCACTTATGTCTGCACTATCAGTTTCATGGCGTAAAAAACTTTTCAAAAGAGCAAAACTCAGATTTTATTGAAAATATTCTTGAGATTATCGATCAACATAAATCTGAGTTGAGTGATGAAGATGAAACTACAGGTATATTGTTAGCAAGAATGGATAGACGTAATTTAGTACCTGAGGTAATCGAAGAGGAAGAACAAACCAAAGTTGCTTTTACACCAAAATTGACAGAAAAACAAAAAAGGATTAGTGAAACAGCACAAGTAGAATATAACGAAAGATTTGAATATACTCCATTGGACTTGTGGGCGAACTTTATTAATGATAAAGAATATGAGGGCGGTAAAAAGTATAAGAATAATCATTTACTAGCTTTAAATGATACTAAAAATTTATTAAATAAGCTTGAAAACACATCAGATGCAACTTTTATACAGCTCAATCGTAATATTGCTTACTATAGTTGTTCAAAGCTAATTATTGAATATAGTCATCTGCTTCCAAATTCTGACAAAGATTTATGTAAAAAAATTATTGAAGCTAGCATTGAAAGATTATTCTCAGATAACTATGAATACCAAATCGGTGATGGTTTAGAAGCTTGTACACACGCTTTACCCAAACTGATTGAGGAATATCCACATGACATCGAGAAATTGGCTTTATTACTGATATTTATACTGTTTGATAAGCGTTCTATAGGAATGTATAAAAGAGTATGCGACTATGCCATTGAAGCGATTCATCAAAAAGGCTTATGGGATAGTAGTCCACAAGTTGTTGAGCAAATTGTTAATGGCTTTATACAATTTAAGCCGTTATATAATAATGCTATCGAAGCGCTACAAAGTAATGAAAGTCAAAAATATAACCATAGGATTCTAAAGTCAGAAATATTTGAAAAATTTTTAGAGTTATGCAAATCTAAAGGGATAGACGATCAACTTGATAGGCTAAAATTTAATAGTAATCAACTAGATAATTTAGATGTCGATGACTTGGAAACTGTTTATCAGTTAATACCAAATGACACTAAAGATAAAGATCACTTGACTGTTTTGAATTTGACTCTACCTAATATTGCAGAAACACTTCTCAAGAATAGACGTGAGACTACTGATATTAATAATCTCTACAATTTAAGATTAAGCATATTTAAGAAAATTAGTGCGATATCACTACATCGAAATAGTGAAGATGAAGTTAAAAGGTTATTAGAACCATTTATAAACAATTTAAAACGGAATGATGAGTCAGAACAATTTATTGAGCGATTCATTTGGTCAGAGAATGAATTCTATCAACCTAAAGTTTTTTGGTACATTTGGAAGTTGCTTTACCCTAAAATTATCGAGCTATACAACCAAGGTAGATATCACGATGGCTTCGAAAGTTTGATTGTTAACTACTTACTTTCTTGGAGGTGGTGGGGAGAAAAACAAAAGGAATGGCAAAGTCTAACAAAGGAAGATTTATGGCTGTATGACGATATATCTAAAGATTTAGGTAACCATCCATCAGTATTGTACTCGATTGCTAGGGTCTTAAATTCAGTAGCTAGCAACTTCCATAATCCAGGTATTGATTGGATTAATACTATTGCTTCAAATAATCATGATTTAAAACTTGGAAACGTTGAATCTGACACTTTGTTCAATTTAGAGAATTATCTGCGACAATACATATTCTTGAATCGTCAAAGAATTAAGCAAGATGTTAGATTAAAAACTAAAGTAATTGCTATTTTAGATTTTATGGTTGAAAGAGGCTCAGTTCATGGCTATTTATTGAGAGAGAGTATTCTATGA
- a CDS encoding ankyrin repeat domain-containing protein produces the protein MRTTSIKTSPYFFPAEVVRAIARAIDSKNDSESLDNKCHDLYLSKNELDQLINIHIHKVIERVELKKSVENELKALIAQMFDDYLKIVATYNLSEQHRDDIGPWIIEAFFCPYLINIVSFLGTRTRPFEKSDYIELINDNSTGLELTFKIIEKRVKGWNAFYTSLSKGDKDKITAWRRGDDLPSYGSLLAILNPKHHDISKNILVFLITARAIAYFKKHNDFKLLTQYLKLPTSFKALMVQFEDLVLALHERDMQYVATLYQNKDEQFLHRPSTIILELLTYSLSSFSKDEIEKAKEYFVKTFELSLYRSGHLCEQIIEVGFVIASWQERPDMNLISKLKSVQNLYGYTLPTILTEDTKRKKENLVEDWEINMWRSNAQRVFNKFKVELPEKYKVSSAVLPIHLNAKELALDLKKPNKKVKINNNAKLHRNKGKSKQVTTQLIWNTLRKDLDAVNQLLQAGADINILSDNNESALLIALQYMNLTELHEPDDRFYQTLKHLEYVPKTINTMTSKKHLLPLLSAVQTGRNDVVEHILHLGADINQKGGSSHLDALTTCISLIGMIKDSKLLLKQFSMITEDPETAITRMSDFEFSAFIRETQGSLGLNRQEVTSHLVQSTKSPDAMAILKELSEVFKEQTQANYELFDLREMRKIAKLLINGGANPSARYDWSGIDGYTPFLLACELNEDELVTHMLNNATEDSKNDIINTVYRNRRNGQAVSYEKICQHFKTDDVMDIVDRSLTLASNDSIS, from the coding sequence ATGAGAACTACAAGCATTAAGACAAGCCCTTATTTTTTCCCTGCTGAAGTAGTAAGAGCTATTGCTAGAGCAATTGACAGCAAGAATGATAGTGAATCGTTAGATAACAAATGTCATGATCTATATCTAAGTAAGAATGAGCTTGACCAGCTTATCAATATACATATACATAAAGTTATCGAACGAGTTGAGCTAAAAAAATCAGTTGAGAACGAGCTTAAAGCTTTGATTGCTCAGATGTTTGATGATTATCTAAAGATAGTAGCAACCTATAATCTATCAGAGCAGCATAGAGATGATATTGGACCTTGGATAATTGAAGCATTTTTTTGCCCTTATTTAATTAATATTGTCTCTTTTTTAGGAACAAGAACAAGACCTTTTGAAAAATCTGACTACATTGAGCTAATCAATGATAACTCTACAGGCTTGGAGCTTACTTTCAAAATTATTGAAAAACGTGTTAAAGGTTGGAATGCTTTTTATACCAGTTTATCTAAGGGCGATAAAGATAAGATTACGGCATGGCGTCGCGGTGATGATCTACCCAGTTATGGCAGTTTGTTAGCGATTCTCAATCCTAAGCACCATGATATATCAAAGAATATTCTGGTTTTCTTAATAACGGCTCGTGCTATTGCGTACTTTAAAAAACACAATGATTTTAAATTATTGACCCAATATTTAAAACTGCCTACATCTTTTAAAGCTCTGATGGTTCAATTCGAGGACTTAGTATTAGCACTACATGAAAGAGATATGCAATATGTAGCCACTCTATATCAGAATAAAGATGAGCAATTTCTTCATCGACCTTCTACTATTATTTTAGAGCTTCTGACTTATAGTCTAAGCAGTTTTTCGAAGGATGAAATAGAGAAAGCTAAAGAGTATTTTGTTAAGACATTTGAGCTTAGCCTTTATCGGTCAGGACACTTATGCGAGCAGATTATCGAAGTCGGTTTCGTGATTGCTAGCTGGCAAGAGAGACCTGATATGAACTTAATATCAAAGCTAAAAAGTGTCCAAAACCTATATGGCTACACTCTACCTACGATATTGACTGAGGATACCAAACGTAAGAAGGAAAACCTAGTTGAAGACTGGGAAATCAATATGTGGCGAAGCAATGCGCAAAGGGTGTTCAATAAATTTAAGGTTGAACTACCAGAAAAATATAAAGTGAGCTCAGCTGTTCTACCTATACATTTAAACGCAAAAGAACTAGCACTTGACCTTAAAAAACCTAATAAAAAAGTGAAAATAAATAATAATGCCAAGCTCCATAGGAATAAGGGTAAGAGCAAGCAAGTAACGACACAGCTTATTTGGAACACATTACGAAAGGATCTAGATGCTGTTAATCAACTCTTACAAGCTGGTGCTGACATCAATATTCTCTCTGATAACAATGAATCAGCTTTATTAATTGCTTTGCAGTATATGAATTTAACTGAACTTCATGAGCCAGACGATAGGTTTTATCAGACGCTCAAACATTTAGAATATGTGCCAAAAACGATTAATACAATGACATCTAAAAAGCATCTTTTACCATTATTAAGTGCGGTGCAGACAGGACGAAATGATGTCGTTGAGCATATTCTCCACCTAGGAGCAGATATCAACCAAAAAGGCGGTAGTAGTCATTTAGACGCATTAACTACGTGTATATCTTTAATTGGAATGATTAAAGACTCAAAACTTCTACTCAAACAGTTTTCTATGATCACTGAAGATCCAGAAACAGCAATAACTAGAATGAGCGACTTTGAATTTTCTGCCTTTATTAGAGAGACACAAGGTAGCCTTGGTCTTAATCGACAAGAAGTTACGAGCCATCTTGTTCAAAGTACGAAAAGTCCGGATGCAATGGCTATTCTTAAAGAGCTATCTGAAGTTTTTAAAGAACAAACTCAGGCAAACTACGAGTTATTTGATTTGAGAGAAATGCGCAAAATAGCAAAGCTACTAATTAATGGAGGTGCAAATCCTAGCGCTAGATATGATTGGAGTGGCATCGACGGATACACTCCATTCTTACTAGCCTGCGAGCTTAATGAGGATGAACTGGTCACTCATATGCTAAATAACGCTACTGAAGACTCAAAAAATGACATTATCAATACGGTATATAGGAATCGTAGAAATGGTCAAGCTGTGAGCTATGAGAAAATCTGTCAGCACTTTAAAACTGATGATGTAATGGATATTGTAGACAGGAGTTTAACTTTAGCGAGTAATGATAGTATAAGTTAA